One Argentina anserina chromosome 6, drPotAnse1.1, whole genome shotgun sequence genomic window, AATTAAGAATATATTCCACATCCCAATTTCATATTCCACTCAAACCGGAGAGAATGGATATTGGATATATAGTATGCCAAAGATAACGCCAAAACTTCAATTATTTTTAGAATATGAGTAGTGAAGGTTCAACCACTAGCAACGAACAAATGGCATTTTGGACCATATTCCTAATAGCTTCATATTAAATTCATCAGAGAAGAATCCAcaaaagaaagatgaagttGCAAAGTGGAAAAGGATTGCGTTGGAGGTAAGAAGAGTACTGACACACATTTTTAGTCAAGGAAATTGCACTGAATGTTATTCCAAACGTAATCACCACAATTATGCCAAAATCAAACTTCAAGTTAAAATCTCAGAATTGAAATGAATATGCATGGGATGGATTTCAAAGAACTTAACTGATGAAATGCAATGGGATTTCTGTTAGAGGGAGAGAAGAAAAGGacgagaaggagaaggaggagaaaTGTTAGAGAGAGTAGATATGGTGAACGGAATTCAAAGGCAGCCATACCTCCCTAGTTATAAAAATGGCACACACCCCTTGTAATCTGTCcgtcgtcttcttctttctccttttcttttactACTTCTACTTGCTTGCCTTTCGTTTTTACTTCGGGGGAACACCACCGATGATTCAGTCACCAGCTTACTTGTGTCTCATTATcaagtatatattatatactaactAGCTCATAATCAGTGTCGTTGTAGTATAGTGGTAAGTATTCCCGCCTGTCACGCGGGTGACCCGGGTtcgatccccggcaacggcgttTTTTGCTTTTTTTTAGAGGACAAGTTAACTAGGATTGTAGGAACAATAAATCATTTCAGCTGGGCACTCTGTTTCTCTACTTTGATCACATATCTGGCCAGTGTTTGAGCATCATTTGAATATAAAGTTACAAGGACAGGAACAACAAAAACTCAGAATCCTTTTGTCGAAGATGATTAAGCATATAGCCCCTGTCACGTTAGCGCTTGCACGTATAGCTAACTATATGCAGGGAAGTGATCAATGATTGAATCTTTACAAGCTAGGCCTTCTAATCCTCAAAATTTATCAGGTAATCGAATGTTGAGCCTTTTAAGCCACACTGAGTGAAGCACCATATGGAATACATCAAAGGGCTTTGCTGGGCGGTTGAGCTCAAAATGCCTTCTCACTTGCAGCACCCTCTTCTGCAGTTTCAAGTACTTTTTGTGTGAAACAGCCTTCAATATCGTCTTGATTTCTGGTATTCTCTTGGGTGGAATTTGTATCGAAAACGCGCTCCAGTTAAGAACATCAGCAAAAGGTATTGCATAGGAATCAGAGATCAGCACCGGAACACATCCTGCATTCATTGCCTCCACCACTCTAGGACTTGCCACTTCAGAACCACTCGGGCACAAGCAGAACTTGGTTTGTCCCATTATCTTGTGGTAGTTTATAGCCTCGGGAAGTTTTTCATAAACCCGAACTTCATCATCTTTTTCTTTCCAATGCTCAAACAAAATGCTCCTAATGTCTCCATGGGCTGCACCGGCAAAGAAAGCAAGGACACTACGGTTTTTAGGGGGTAGCCCGAAACGGGGAGGGCCAAGCTGGTTGCGTTTTAAGTTGTATTCTGGAATTGAGCAATCTCTAGTTGGCTTGAACCCTTCAGAGATATTCGCATTGCATAACACCTTTATCAAGTTCTTGTACGGCTTGGGGTCATCACGTTGAATAAGTGATGCCTGAAATACAAACACATAAACATTAAACAGGGAATTAACAAAATTACATTACTCAGTTAACTCATATCACACTTTGTTTAGGGATGATTTCTCGGTATATCAAGATCCAATGATAGATCAGCTtaggcttcgaattcgaacaGCTCTCCTACCTCAGCTAGGAATACTCAAAAGGAGAGAACACCTAGTCCTCAGCTGTCACTGCTATCTTTTAGATAGTTCAAATATGTAACTGGTCCTTATTACTCAGTTGAGGATAGTAATCTATTTGTATCTAAAACACACTGATCATGATTCATGAATACATAAATTCAAGTCAGGTACTGTATTGGTGCGACTGACAAATTATCCCAAATCTACTCTTCCAATCCTAAACACCTTTAAACTTAATTTCTAAGTTTAAACATATCAAAATCACGTATCTATACTTTTTAGTTCTCTTTTTCATGATAGGGACGAATACCATCTTTGGGGGTAGGAAAGCGTCATTATAGTTTAGACCCTGAATTCATGGCTTCAGGTTCATGGTTGGACAATATAACATGTCAATTGTAAAAAGAGAACATAAATCTTAACATGCAAGGTTTACCTTTACCCACATCAAAGCCTTAAGAATAAACTGAATGCAAAAGTATTAAAACAGAAGCTTACTAACCCAATCATGACAAGAGACCATAAAATGGTCTGCTCCACCACTCCTGTTCCAGTAAGGATACTTTTCTTGTATAACAAGAATGTAGTCGGTGAAGATGCGAGCCAGTCGATGAAAAAAAGTCTGCTGCTGAGGTCTGAACAAGAAGTCAGTAATCTTGGATACACTCAATGGTAAGAAGAAGGCATGCGCCTCATCAGGATGCTTGGCCATGAAAGGGCTCGGACCACTTTCCATCTCAAAAATGAACTGTCCCTCAATGGAGTAGAGGTATGTAGTTGGTCCATCATGAACCATTGGTACTTCTCCTTCCCTGTATGCCCAGACCTTGAATGTCTTGACCATTTCTATATGACTCCTATCAAATCATAACAAAGATAAAATAGACCTAACTTTAAAATTGAATAAGCATAAGATGCTGTCTTGCACTCTTGCTAAAGCCTAAAGGCAAATACAAAACAGAGACATCACAATATGAATTATGCACTAATTATgcattttcaaatttaaaaattgattgattgtgaaccttttgttttttaagaTATGGTCAAGACTAGAAACATCATAGACAAATTAGAGATTAGACTAGCCACCCACCCAAAATACGCAGCCAAATGTTAAAAAGACTGTGTTTGGTTGCAATTTAACGATTGAAAACAACCCAGAGATCAAAGGAAGTTCCAAGATCTAAAGGCTGAACTTTGATGAGAAACATCACTGATTCAATGGCATTCGATAAAATCGGTGCATTTTAAAGAATCCAATGCCCAAATTCTTCTCTGTAAGTAATGGTAAGTTTTCAGTATTGTAGTGGTTAACCATCTCTTCAATTATAATCTACCACAGTACCACTACAAGAAGGTGGTCTACTCTATTGCATCAATCGATCCATAATTGATTTATGGGTACATTAAGACAGATGTTTGGTAAAAAAGATATAAACATAAAGATAGAAATGAACAAGAAAACTTGACGTACTGATGAAATGCATAGGGATTTCTGTATATACTTCCTCTTGGGATGTAAATCTCATTTCTGTCAGAGGTATAATTCTTTGTCACAATAGCTTCGCGAATTATGGCTCTTGCTCTGGCCAACTCCTCTTCAATCTTCTGCGTTTTGCTCTTGATCTGTACATAAAATTCTCCCTAATGAATTCTCAGCAAAAACAGAGACCACCACATAAAACCCAAAACCTCAAAATTAACAAGTATCTCGGAATCAGGTTGCAAACTACTCACTTTAAGACTGTGACTGTGTACTTGAGGCAAACTGGGAGTTGAAGAAGCCCCATGTTGGTGAAACAGCGGAAGGAGGGAAGGCGCCGGCGCCGGTGCCGGAGGCGAGACGACGTGCAAGGCTTTGTCGTTGTCGGTGGCTTGTTGGTGATGATGAGCAGAAGAAGAGTTAGAtagggaggaggagggagaagaaagattgagagagagatattGGTTTCGGTTTAAtggagagaagaagaggacgGTTATGaacagaaggagaagaagtacAGAGAGTAATATTGGAGAACGATAATCTGAGTCTGCCATGGCTAAAGAGCAAAACCAAGGTTTTGTCTAGTACACTAAATcataaaagaagaagaagaagaagaatggatCATTTTATGTCACTCGCGACAAAATCGGTTCAAAAAGTCTTGAAGAGTTTGAAAACGTGATATAAGGAgatgggaagaagaagaagaaagaagcatcAGCTGTGCTGTTGctatttcattcaatttggcATTTAAAATTTCTGGATTTGAGTCGctgattgttttcttttatggCAAGTGAAATCTGGTGCACCATCAAATATTAAATGCATGGCCTTTTGGGGAAGAATTTGGTCCTTTACCTTAGAGCTAcgaatttctttcttcttgggAACTTCTTATGGGAACCATACCATAGCGACTGATGCACTAGCTCAAATCAAAGTTATGAACGGATGAAATTCATGTGTAACATTTCTAAAATACCttattatatatagagatatTTAAAACTTTCTTATCAATACTTAGTTACTTACTAAGGTTTGTACATATGAAACCTAACACTCTATATAAAGACTAACCTAACGCCTTATATAAAGACTAAATATAGGCTTCTAAATGGTCAAATTGAGGTACTACATAGGTAGACATACTGAGACATTTCTGCCTAAACCAACTTAGGAACATTTTCACCTATTGATTCACTCTGATTTCAGAGGCAGTCGACAACTCCAACCCACATAAAGCACACATTTTCAACGAAAATGTGTAGAATATTACATTGCAGATCCATaggtatttatatatgctattCAAATGCTGACacacaaaatgaaaaatatatgataATTTAGTTGACACAATGGATGAAGTCGTATTGATCGATCTTCAATACCATGAGTAGTTCGATTCTATGCATCTACGAAGTCTCTACTTTACTCCTCGGCCATCCATAAATGAACAGTTTAAACATTAACTA contains:
- the LOC126798024 gene encoding probable glycosyltransferase At5g20260 isoform X2, with the translated sequence MADSDYRSPILLSVLLLLLFITVLFFSPLNRNQYLSLNLSSPSSSLSNSSSAHHHQQATDNDKALHVVSPPAPAPAPSLLPLFHQHGASSTPSLPQVHSHSLKIKSKTQKIEEELARARAIIREAIVTKNYTSDRNEIYIPRGSIYRNPYAFHQSHIEMVKTFKVWAYREGEVPMVHDGPTTYLYSIEGQFIFEMESGPSPFMAKHPDEAHAFFLPLSVSKITDFLFRPQQQTFFHRLARIFTDYILVIQEKYPYWNRSGGADHFMVSCHDWASLIQRDDPKPYKNLIKVLCNANISEGFKPTRDCSIPEYNLKRNQLGPPRFGLPPKNRSVLAFFAGAAHGDIRSILFEHWKEKDDEVRVYEKLPEAINYHKIMGQTKFCLCPSGSEVASPRVVEAMNAGCVPVLISDSYAIPFADVLNWSAFSIQIPPKRIPEIKTILKAVSHKKYLKLQKRVLQVRRHFELNRPAKPFDVFHMVLHSVWLKRLNIRLPDKF